A genomic segment from bacterium BMS3Abin08 encodes:
- the ramA gene encoding (R)-stereoselective amidase has product MKAVAGFYQFNPAFGEKERNIEKIRDALCSIEADLVVLPEFFATGYQFISPEEVSELAEAVPGGMTTDILVELSRKENMYIIAGLAEKAGDAFFNSAVITGPEGFMGCYRKTHLFYEEKLFFSPGDSGFRIWKTGIGNIGVMICFDWFFPESMRTLALMGADIIAHPSNLVLQHCPGSMPVRCLENRVYAITANRTGKEDRKDGAPLEFIGMSQVVAPSGEVAIRASADEEILLVTEVDAEESKNKQLNEFNDLFRDRRPDLYRLR; this is encoded by the coding sequence ATGAAGGCAGTAGCGGGGTTTTATCAGTTTAATCCGGCCTTCGGTGAGAAGGAGCGGAATATTGAGAAGATCAGAGATGCCTTATGCAGTATAGAGGCTGATCTGGTCGTGCTCCCGGAATTCTTTGCAACCGGATACCAGTTTATTAGTCCTGAAGAGGTGTCTGAGCTTGCCGAAGCCGTGCCCGGCGGGATGACAACGGATATTCTTGTTGAACTGTCAAGGAAGGAAAATATGTACATTATTGCAGGATTAGCGGAGAAGGCCGGAGATGCATTCTTTAACTCCGCTGTAATCACAGGACCTGAGGGGTTTATGGGATGTTACAGGAAAACGCATCTCTTCTATGAGGAGAAGCTGTTCTTTTCTCCCGGCGACAGCGGTTTCAGGATTTGGAAGACAGGCATCGGGAATATAGGCGTGATGATCTGCTTTGACTGGTTCTTTCCCGAATCCATGAGGACTCTGGCCCTTATGGGCGCAGATATCATTGCACATCCATCCAATCTGGTGCTTCAGCACTGCCCGGGATCAATGCCCGTCAGGTGTCTTGAGAACAGGGTCTATGCCATAACTGCAAACAGGACAGGGAAAGAGGACAGGAAGGATGGTGCTCCCCTGGAGTTTATCGGGATGAGCCAGGTAGTGGCGCCGTCAGGGGAGGTGGCAATTCGTGCTTCCGCGGACGAGGAGATCTTGCTTGTTACGGAGGTGGATGCCGAGGAGTCTAAAAACAAGCAATTAAACGAATTCAACGACCTCTTCAGAGACAGACGCCCGGACCTTTATAGGCTTCGATGA